The genome window TTTTATAGTAATATCTATGATATGGACAAGGTATTGCACCTAAAGCTTTTATAAATTCTGCATTAAAATCAATTGCCTTTATATTTTGCATACTTATATCTGCTTTGACAAATTTGTCTATTGCTTCTTTTGTAACATCTTCTCCATCCAAAGATACATTTAGACCATAAACCATGTGATTAAGACCTGCAAAATCCATACTTATTCTGTCACTTTCTACGTTAAATAGTTTAGCAATATCATTTTTCAAATGAATTGGTACATTGCATAGACCTATATATCTTTTAAAATTAGTATATTTGAATACAGCTTCTGTTATTATCCCTGTTGGATTTGTAAAATTCACCATCCATGCATTTGGACATAATTCTTCCACATCTTTTATTATATCAAATATAACTGGTATTGTGCGAAGAGCTTTAAATAAGCCTCCAGCACCATTAGTTTCCTGACCCATAACTCCATAAGATAAAGGAATAGTTTCATCTTTAATTCTCGCATCTAAAAGACCTACTCTAAGTTGTGTTGTCACAAAATCTGCATCTTTTAGAGCTTCTCTTCTATCCAAAGTAAGATTTATTTTCATGTCTATTCCAGCTTTTTTTACCATTCTTTTAGCTAGATTTCCAACTATCTCTAGTTTTTCTTTTCCATCCTCTATATCTACAAGCCACAATTCCTTTACAGGTAACTCTTCATATCTTTTTATAAAACCTTCTACAAGTTCAGGAGTATAACTTGAACCTCCTCCTATTGTAACTATTTTTAGTCCATTTTTCATCTCATTATACCATCCTTACCTATAATTTAGTATATACTGCGAAACCCCATATATTTATCAACCAGATAAAACTACCTAGTTGTTAATTTTCAACTTCTTAGCTTCCATTTTTTCAGATGCTATGACAAATGGAATATATATTAATATTGATAATATTAAATTAAATAGTGCTAAAGCTCCACCAGTCCAATCACCTGTAGCCATTGCTCCACCTAATATAGGAGGCGTTACCCAAGGTATTTTAGGTAAAATTACTGGTGCTACTAACCCAAAATCTATTGCTAAATATGATATAGCACTACATATTACTGGTGCAAGTACAAATGGAATCATAAATATAGGATTTAAAACTATTGGAAGTCCAAATATCAATGGTTCCCCTATGTTGAATATTGCTGGTGGTCCACCTAATACTATCATTTCTTTACGTCTTCTTCCTGCTATTATTAAAGCTATAACCAATCCTAATACCATTCCAGAACCACCTAAATATACGAATGCATCAAAGAATGAGCCTGCAAGTACATGGTATCCTTCTGTTGCTCCTGCTTGAGCCAAGGCAGCATTTTCTCCACCTAATTTCATAAGTATAGTTTCTGTAAAAGGAAGTGCTATATTTGCACCATGAAGACCAACAGTCCAAAGTATATGAATTATAAATGCAATAAGCATTGTAGAACCTAGACTATCAGCTACATTTGATAATGGTGCTCCTAAATAAGTATTTAAAATATCTGTTAAGAAACTTCCATTTGAAAGCATCTTTATAAATATTCCTATTACAGTAAATATCATTATAGTTAACATTCCTGGTATTAACTTTGCAAATGACCTTGAAACTGCTGGTGGAACTCCATCTGGCATTTTTATAGTTAATTTCTTTACTTTAGATAACCTTACAAATATCTCAGTTGATAATAATCCTATTAATATAGAAGAAAATAAGGCTGCTGTACCCAAGTAAGTTTGTTGTATCATTCCCCATCCTTCAACTGCTGTAGTTCCACCCTCAGGAACTATTTTACCGATTTGTGGAGCCATTATAAAAAAGATAGATAATGCTATAAGACCAGCTTGTAACCCATCACTTTCATAAGATTTTGCTAGGAAATAGGCAACACCTATTACTAAGAATACTGCCATAGTACCTATTGCTCCCCACCAAAGGTCGCTTCCAAATGTAGTCCAATTTTCTCCAAATATACTTGCCATCAAATTTTTGTATGCTTCTAATGGTAAGTTATTTATCAATGTTCCTAATGCACCTACCATAGTTATAGGTATCATTGCTATAAATGCATCTCTTACTGCTACTAAGTGCCTTTGAGCTCCTATCTTAGCAGCTACAGGCACTATATATTTATCCATAAATGACATGAATTTTTCCATTTTACATCCTCCAGTACAACTTTATTTTGAACTATTTAGCTCTACAGCTCTATCTAACACAGCTTTTCCATTACATCTTCCATAATCCATCATATTTATAACTTCAACTGGAATATTGTGTGGTTTTGCCATTTCAGTTGCTTTTCCCAATACATATCTAACTTGAGGTCCTAAAAGTAAGACATCACAATTTTCTATTTCATTTTTTAAATTCACTTCTGATATAGCCCATATTTTTGCTTCTATATCGTTTTCCTTTGCTGCCTCCTCCATTTTTGTGACCAATAAACTAGTTGACATTCCTGCTGAACAAGCTAACATTATTTTTATCATTTTTTCCCCTCCAAATTAGATTCATTAAATATTTTTTAAGTCATAATTTCTTTAAACTATACATTTAAAGTATGCTTTTCTATTAATTATTATATCAATGTATATATCTTATTTTTAAATGTATATACATTTAATTCTTGATATTATTATATATCAAATGTATATACATTTCAAGAAAACTTTTTCATTTTATTTAAATTTTATTCGACAACAGCACTCAAAGTTAGGGTATATCCATGATGATATGTGTGTGAGTATTCAAAAATCTCACTATTTTGTAACTTACATATTTGATTTATATACAAAAGAGGCTCTGGCTCTTCTAATTTTAGATTATCCATACATTCTTCATTTGATATTACAGCTTGGACCTCTCTCTCTGACACAGCTATCTTGTATCCACACACTTCTTCAACAAAATTATAAAGAGAATTTTCACAATGTGTCTTATTTAAATTTGGAAATAACTTAACTGGCATATAAGTAATCATATATGAAACTCTTGCATCATTTGCTAATCTTACTCTTTTGATTTCCCATACGTTTTCTTCTAAACTTATATTTAATTTACTTGATAATTCTTCATCTGCTTGAACTATTTCAAGAGATACCAATATATTAGATACTTTATATCCTTTGCTTTCCATCTCTTTAGTAAACCCACTTACAGATGATATATTATCGTATATATTATTTGCAAGAACTATACTCCCTACTCCTCTTTGTCTAGTTATATATCCTTCTTTAACTAGATTATTAAGTGCAGACCTTACTGTCATTCTCGTTACATTAAACTTTTCA of Clostridioides sp. ES-S-0054-01 contains these proteins:
- a CDS encoding GntR family transcriptional regulator, whose product is MKEPIYKVIENHVRDLINSDSLKEGDLIPSEKQLSEKFNVTRMTVRSALNNLVKEGYITRQRGVGSIVLANNIYDNISSVSGFTKEMESKGYKVSNILVSLEIVQADEELSSKLNISLEENVWEIKRVRLANDARVSYMITYMPVKLFPNLNKTHCENSLYNFVEEVCGYKIAVSEREVQAVISNEECMDNLKLEEPEPLLYINQICKLQNSEIFEYSHTYHHGYTLTLSAVVE
- a CDS encoding 6-phospho-beta-glucosidase, with product MKNGLKIVTIGGGSSYTPELVEGFIKRYEELPVKELWLVDIEDGKEKLEIVGNLAKRMVKKAGIDMKINLTLDRREALKDADFVTTQLRVGLLDARIKDETIPLSYGVMGQETNGAGGLFKALRTIPVIFDIIKDVEELCPNAWMVNFTNPTGIITEAVFKYTNFKRYIGLCNVPIHLKNDIAKLFNVESDRISMDFAGLNHMVYGLNVSLDGEDVTKEAIDKFVKADISMQNIKAIDFNAEFIKALGAIPCPYHRYYYKTKEMLEDELREFKEGKARGQVVKELEEQLFELYKDEKLDIKPPQLEKRGGAYYSDAACNLISSIYNDKKDIQVVNTLNNGSIRDFKDEQAVEVSSVITKNGPKPLSIGYLPDSVHGLVSQIKSFEVLAAKAAVYGDYESALLALCINPLIPSDDLAKTILDAMLEAHKNYLPRFNR
- a CDS encoding PTS sugar transporter subunit IIB is translated as MIKIMLACSAGMSTSLLVTKMEEAAKENDIEAKIWAISEVNLKNEIENCDVLLLGPQVRYVLGKATEMAKPHNIPVEVINMMDYGRCNGKAVLDRAVELNSSK
- a CDS encoding PTS sugar transporter subunit IIC, translating into MEKFMSFMDKYIVPVAAKIGAQRHLVAVRDAFIAMIPITMVGALGTLINNLPLEAYKNLMASIFGENWTTFGSDLWWGAIGTMAVFLVIGVAYFLAKSYESDGLQAGLIALSIFFIMAPQIGKIVPEGGTTAVEGWGMIQQTYLGTAALFSSILIGLLSTEIFVRLSKVKKLTIKMPDGVPPAVSRSFAKLIPGMLTIMIFTVIGIFIKMLSNGSFLTDILNTYLGAPLSNVADSLGSTMLIAFIIHILWTVGLHGANIALPFTETILMKLGGENAALAQAGATEGYHVLAGSFFDAFVYLGGSGMVLGLVIALIIAGRRRKEMIVLGGPPAIFNIGEPLIFGLPIVLNPIFMIPFVLAPVICSAISYLAIDFGLVAPVILPKIPWVTPPILGGAMATGDWTGGALALFNLILSILIYIPFVIASEKMEAKKLKINN